In Pseudobdellovibrio exovorus JSS, the genomic stretch TCAACCAGCCACGTGGAGTGATGATTTGTCCTTGTGTCGACGCTTTTGCAACAAGGTCGATATTTTGACTGACAGCAAATACGCCGTGAAGTTTGCCATCCTTCCAGTCTTCCATTTTGTAGCCAAGTATATCGCGACCATTTCCCCATGGGCTTTGCGATGGACTACCATGACATGTCATGCAGCCATGATCTTCTGAAAGGCGCACAGGGCGGTAAGTGGTGATGATACCATCTTCATTTTTGATGATTTCATTTAAGTCAGGACTTCTTTCAAACTGACGGAAGACTTCTAGTTCTTGAGTGGTAGCTAAGTAGTCTTTGTTACGTGGAGCATCTGAAAACACACGGAATTCATATTGATCTACGTGTGTATTTTGTTGACCGATTAATAGCGAGGCATAGATAGGAACCTGATTTAGAATTTCTTCGCGCTCAGCATTGGTCAGTTGATCCGGAGAGCGATATTTTTTTTGATATTTTTCAACGACAGTCTGTAAACCACCTTGTTTGCCGACAAACTGAGTAGCGGCATTTAACTGTGTATGAATGGTTTTCTGCTTATTCACAATGCCGGCTTCTAGTTCTTTGGCATTAAAATAAAGAAAGCTTTGAATTGCGACTGACGCGCATAGAAAGCACGATAAGATGACCACTGAAAGAATTCTTGATTTAAGACTGAGTTGGCTAAACCATTTCATGAAAGCTCCTTTTACGTTCCGTATAATAAAATCGGTATTTATGGAAATTGATGAAGAGTCTTCAACTCCATTTAATATTTAATTCACAATTTATTTTTTTGAGATCTACACAGTTAAAAATCTTTAACATTTAAGCGACCTTACCTGAGTTTTTTTGAGGCTCTGTTTCATCTGGAGATGCAGAAAACAAATGCCTGACTTCATTTAGAATATCAGGATTAATTGAGCCATTTCCTGCAATAAGTTTAAATGCCTCTTGAGGTGAAAGGCGCGGCTGCCGTGGTCGTATGCGTAAAAGATCTTCTAATTGCTGCGCTAAAGACAATACCTGAGCCTCTGTACAAATCTTAAAGCCAGGTCTTTTTTCTGGAAAGCCTTTGCCATCAAATCGTTCATGGTGCTGAGTGATGGCATCGCGAACTTTAGGCAGAATCACGATACGCTTACCTGCCAGTATCGTCAGGGATTTAGCAACGTGAGTGTGATACAGATCTAGCTCTTCTGGGGACATCTCGGATTCGGTTTTTTCAAGAACCTCTATAGGCATTTGGCTCATACCTAAATCACACATAAGGGCGGCTATAACAATGTCTTCCGTTTTGACAATTTCGGTAGTTAGGGCAATCAGTCCGCAAATCGTCGATACCTTCTGGGCTTTTTCATAGAGTCCATTATCAGTGCTGCCAGTGCTTTTTAAGAGTTCCTTTTGAAAGTTAAAAAGATCGGGGGACTTAACATATTCTGCGATCACTTGGTTCGCATATTCGACATACTCTTTACCTTCAGCAAAAGCTGCATTTTTAGGGGAAAGTAAATCATGAAAAAGACGACGAGCCGCCGCTTTCTTTTGTTGTGGACTTGGAGTCAGATTTTTTATCTTAGACGTCAGGAAGCTGTAATATTGTTTAAGCTGACTTTCTTTTACAAAGACATGGGATGTCGAGTGGCGATCTAAGTTGCTGATGATACGCGGAGAGAGTTTAGTGCCTCGGTTGTTAAGTTTGATGTAGCGATTGTTTGCGGACAGATAAAGACTGAGTTCAAAATCCAATTGATCTTCTGGTTTGATTTCCGCAAGGCTGACTTCGACTAAGCGTTCAAGAGATTGCCCCGTCACATTACGTTCGATTTCTCGTAATGTGATCGAAATAAAATTTTTGTCCATAGGGTAGTAAAAGCAATCTAGAAAGCCGTTCTTAATTAAGATCTCAGCTTCCTGCATTTGGGAATCTAGAGCGACAAAATATATAGGAGCTTGTATGAACGTCATTTTTAATGACTGACTGAGTTCAATGGCAGGTAAATCCTCCCATCCAAGCCCACATATAACGGCGTCGTAGGAATCACTTTTCCACGTATCATAATATTTCATGAACTCTTCTGAATTATTAACATAATCCAGTTCATAGTTCTGCAGACAAGACTTAGCGAACTCAAGAGCATGAGCATCTAACGCCACAGCTAATATTTTGAGTTTAATCATGAAGCCGCCTTTTTCTGCGCCTCCTCTAATTTTCCATTTAGAGTGGCAGTATCGAAGGGTTTGATCACATAAGCTGACA encodes the following:
- a CDS encoding HD-GYP domain-containing protein, whose translation is MIKLKILAVALDAHALEFAKSCLQNYELDYVNNSEEFMKYYDTWKSDSYDAVICGLGWEDLPAIELSQSLKMTFIQAPIYFVALDSQMQEAEILIKNGFLDCFYYPMDKNFISITLREIERNVTGQSLERLVEVSLAEIKPEDQLDFELSLYLSANNRYIKLNNRGTKLSPRIISNLDRHSTSHVFVKESQLKQYYSFLTSKIKNLTPSPQQKKAAARRLFHDLLSPKNAAFAEGKEYVEYANQVIAEYVKSPDLFNFQKELLKSTGSTDNGLYEKAQKVSTICGLIALTTEIVKTEDIVIAALMCDLGMSQMPIEVLEKTESEMSPEELDLYHTHVAKSLTILAGKRIVILPKVRDAITQHHERFDGKGFPEKRPGFKICTEAQVLSLAQQLEDLLRIRPRQPRLSPQEAFKLIAGNGSINPDILNEVRHLFSASPDETEPQKNSGKVA